AGTCCATCACCGTCCAGGCGACGGACGAGGACGGCCAGCCCTTCGACCTCGAGGCCACGGGCATGCAGGCGCGCGTCATCCAGCACGAGATGGACCACCTGGAGGGCGTGCTCTTCATCGACTACCTCTCGCCCGTCGCGCGCGACCGCATCAAGAAGCGGATCCAGAAGCACGGCTTCCCCAAGGAGAGGCGCTCTCGAGCCTTCGCGCTCTAACTTGCGCGTTCTCTTCTACGGGACGCCCGAGTTCGCGCTGCCGACGCTCGAAGCCCTCCTCGAGCGCCACACCGTCGCCGCCGTCGTCACCCAGCCCGACAAGCCCGCCGGCCGCGGCCGGCATCTCCAGCCGCCGCCGGTCAAGGAACGCGCGCTGGCCGCGGGCCTTCCGGTGCTCCAGCCGCCGAGACTGCGCGATCCCGGCTGGCCCGAGCGGTTGGCAGTGGTTGGGGCCGACATAGCTGTCGTGGTCGCCTTCGGCCAGATCCTTCCCAAGGCCGTGCTCGACGTCCCGCCGCGCGGCTCCATCAACGTCCACGCCTCGGTCCTGCCGCGCTACCGAGGCGCAGCGCCCATCGCATGGGCCATCATCCGCGGCGAGACCGAGAGCGGCATCACGACCTTCCAGATGGATCCCGGCATGGACACGGGCGACGTGCTGCTCTCCGAGTCCACGCCCATAGGCCCCGCGGAGACGGCGGGCAAGCTGTCGGCGCGGCTGAGCCAACTCGGCGCGCGCGTGATGATCCGCACGCTGGAGCAGCTGGATCTGCTGACGCCGCGGCCACAGGACCACTCTCAGGCCACCATGGCGCCGCGGCTCAAGAAGGAAGACGGCTGGCTGCGCCTTGCCGAGCCGGCGCGCGATCTCGTGAACCGCGTGCGCGGCTGCAATCCCTGGCCCGGCGCCGCGGTGATGACGCCCGCGGGCCGCCTCCTCATCCGGCGCGCCGCCGCCGTGCCGCACCCGTGCGACGCCGCGCCCGGCACGCTCGTCCAGAGCGGTCCCGGCGCTACCTGCATCGCGACGGGGCGCGGCCTCTTCTTGCCCGTCGAGGTTCAGCCAGAGAACCGCAAGACCATGGCGTGGGAGGACTTCCTGCGCGGCGCGCGGCTGCAGCAGGGCGCGCGAGTCACGGAGATCGGCGCGTGAGCCCGGTGCTCCGCGTGGGCCCCGTCTCGCAGGCGCGCTACGAGGCGCTCCGCATCCTCGTGCGCGTCGAGGAGGACCGCGCCTTCGCCGACATCGTGCTGGAGCACGCGCTCGAGCAGGCGCGGCTCGAGCCGCGCGACGCGGGGCTCTGCACGGAGCTGGTCTACGGCACGCTCCGCTGGCGCCGCCATCTCGACTGGCGCCTCGGGCCGTACTTGAACCGCTCGCTCGACAAGCTCGACCCCTGGGTGCGGTCGCTCCTCCGCCTGACCGCCTACCAGATCTTCTTCCTCGATCGCGTGCCGCGCTGGGCGGCGGTGGACGAGGCCGTCAGCCTGGCCAAGATCAAGTCCAAGAGGCCCGGCCCGCCCGAGTTCGTGAACGCGGTCCTGCGCGCGCTCACGCGCGCCACGGGCGCGCCGCCCCTGCCCGCGTTGCCAAACGAGGCCATCGCCGTGCGCTGCTCCTTCCCCGACTGGATCGCGGCGCGCTGGATCGCGCGCTACGGCTCGGCC
The nucleotide sequence above comes from Candidatus Methylomirabilota bacterium. Encoded proteins:
- the fmt gene encoding methionyl-tRNA formyltransferase, which encodes MRVLFYGTPEFALPTLEALLERHTVAAVVTQPDKPAGRGRHLQPPPVKERALAAGLPVLQPPRLRDPGWPERLAVVGADIAVVVAFGQILPKAVLDVPPRGSINVHASVLPRYRGAAPIAWAIIRGETESGITTFQMDPGMDTGDVLLSESTPIGPAETAGKLSARLSQLGARVMIRTLEQLDLLTPRPQDHSQATMAPRLKKEDGWLRLAEPARDLVNRVRGCNPWPGAAVMTPAGRLLIRRAAAVPHPCDAAPGTLVQSGPGATCIATGRGLFLPVEVQPENRKTMAWEDFLRGARLQQGARVTEIGA